The Neochlamydia sp. S13 genome has a segment encoding these proteins:
- a CDS encoding F-box protein, which produces MVNTLTNADNHKNGTTISPNDSAATSIKQLPDELLLHIFSFLQAFHLLEVELTCHQWKNLAHDETLWKNLYQKHLKIY; this is translated from the coding sequence ATGGTAAATACATTGACAAATGCTGATAACCATAAAAATGGGACGACTATTTCCCCTAATGATTCTGCTGCTACATCTATAAAACAGCTGCCCGATGAGCTGCTATTACATATTTTTTCTTTTCTACAAGCTTTCCATCTCCTAGAAGTTGAACTGACATGCCATCAATGGAAAAATTTGGCCCACGACGAGACTTTATGGAAAAATCTATATCAAAAGCATCTTAAAATATATTGA
- a CDS encoding F-box-like domain-containing protein, with protein MSCYCLSFLQAFDLEEVELTCHQWKNLAHDETLWKNLYQKHFEIYGPDEGPFKESYFAAHRVKRGYGKKQ; from the coding sequence ATGAGCTGCTATTGCCTATCTTTTCTGCAAGCTTTCGACCTCGAGGAAGTTGAACTGACATGCCATCAATGGAAAAATTTGGCCCATGACGAGACTTTATGGAAGAATCTTTATCAAAAGCATTTTGAAATATATGGGCCCGATGAGGGACCTTTCAAAGAAAGCTATTTTGCAGCTCATCGAGTAAAGCGTGGATATGGAAAAAAACAATGA
- a CDS encoding F-box protein translates to MVNTLTNADINKNGTAISPNDSTVTSIKQLPDELLLHIFSFLQALDLLEVELTCHRWKNLAEDKTLWKNLYPKHLKIYWHEGWESNKKSYFITLQEEREHEKLMAFLGSIKHVHNLELAKYIGLP, encoded by the coding sequence ATGGTAAATACATTGACAAATGCTGATATCAATAAAAATGGGACGGCTATTTCCCCCAATGATTCTACTGTTACATCTATAAAACAGCTGCCCGATGAGCTGCTATTGCATATTTTTTCTTTTCTACAAGCTCTCGACCTTTTAGAAGTTGAACTAACATGCCATCGATGGAAAAATTTGGCCGAGGACAAGACCTTATGGAAAAACCTATACCCAAAGCATCTTAAAATATATTGGCATGAGGGGTGGGAATCTAACAAAAAAAGTTATTTTATAACCCTTCAAGAAGAGCGTGAACATGAAAAATTAATGGCATTCTTAGGGTCCATAAAACATGTGCATAACCTTGAATTAGCAAAATATATAGGTCTGCCATGA
- a CDS encoding F-box protein — translation MVNTLTNADINKNGMTISPNDSTVTSIKQLPDELLLHIFSFLQAFDLLEVELICHRWKNLANDETLWKNLYQKHFEIYGPDEGPFKESYFAAHWEKCLDEKTMTFLESLKQVERNVELAKYMGIGLP, via the coding sequence ATGGTAAATACATTGACAAATGCTGATATCAATAAAAATGGGATGACTATTTCCCCCAATGATTCTACTGTTACATCTATAAAACAGCTGCCTGATGAGCTGCTATTGCATATTTTTTCTTTTTTGCAAGCTTTCGACCTCTTAGAAGTTGAACTGATATGCCATCGATGGAAAAATTTGGCCAACGACGAGACTTTATGGAAAAATCTTTATCAAAAGCATTTTGAAATATATGGGCCCGATGAGGGACCTTTCAAAGAAAGCTATTTTGCAGCTCATTGGGAAAAGTGCCTAGACGAAAAAACAATGACATTTTTAGAGTCCTTAAAACAGGTGGAGCGAAATGTTGAGTTAGCAAAATATATGGGTATAGGTCTGCCATGA
- a CDS encoding F-box protein: MVNTLTNADNHKNGTTVSPNDSTVTSIKQLPNELLLHIFSFLQAFDLLEVELTCHQWKNLAHDETLWKDLCRKHFENCWVDEKPYKESYFVAHRTKREHEKLMAFLGSIKHVHNLELAKYIGLP; this comes from the coding sequence ATGGTAAATACATTGACAAATGCTGATAACCATAAAAATGGGACGACTGTTTCCCCCAATGATTCTACCGTTACATCTATAAAACAACTGCCAAATGAGCTGCTACTGCATATTTTTTCTTTTCTGCAAGCTTTCGACCTCTTAGAAGTTGAACTAACATGCCATCAATGGAAAAATTTGGCCCACGACGAGACTTTATGGAAGGATCTTTGTCGAAAGCATTTTGAAAATTGCTGGGTTGATGAGAAGCCTTACAAAGAAAGCTATTTTGTAGCTCATCGAACAAAGCGTGAACACGAAAAATTAATGGCATTCTTAGGGTCTATAAAACATGTGCATAACCTTGAATTAGCAAAATATATAGGTCTGCCATGA
- a CDS encoding F-box protein: MVNTLTNADNHKNGTTISPNDSTVTSIKQLPDELLLHIFSFLQAFDLLEVELTCHQWKNLATDETLWKNLYPKHLKIYWHEGWESNKKSYFIILQEEREYEKLMAFLGSLKQVERNFELAKYIGLP; this comes from the coding sequence ATGGTAAATACATTGACAAATGCTGATAACCATAAAAATGGGACGACTATTTCCCCCAATGATTCTACTGTTACATCTATAAAACAGCTGCCTGATGAGCTGCTATTGCATATTTTTTCTTTTTTGCAAGCTTTCGACCTCTTAGAAGTTGAACTGACATGCCATCAATGGAAAAATTTGGCCACCGACGAGACTTTATGGAAAAACCTATACCCGAAGCATCTTAAAATATATTGGCATGAGGGGTGGGAATCTAACAAAAAAAGTTATTTTATAATCCTTCAAGAAGAGCGTGAATATGAAAAATTAATGGCATTCTTAGGGTCTTTAAAACAGGTGGAGCGAAATTTTGAGTTAGCAAAATATATAGGTCTGCCATGA
- a CDS encoding F-box-like domain-containing protein — protein sequence MVNTLTNADNHKNGAIISPNDSTVTSIKQLPDELLLHIFSFLQAFDLLEVELICHQWKNLAHDETLWKDLGRKHFEKCWVDEKPYKESYFVAHRVKRKYEKTITFLGSIKHVHNLELAKCIGLP from the coding sequence ATGGTAAATACATTGACAAATGCTGATAACCATAAAAATGGGGCGATTATTTCCCCCAATGATTCTACTGTTACATCTATAAAACAGCTGCCCGATGAGCTGCTATTGCATATTTTTTCTTTTTTGCAAGCTTTCGACCTCTTAGAAGTTGAACTGATATGCCATCAATGGAAAAATTTGGCCCACGACGAGACTTTATGGAAGGATCTTGGTCGAAAGCATTTTGAAAAATGTTGGGTAGATGAGAAGCCTTACAAAGAGAGCTATTTTGTAGCTCATCGAGTAAAGCGCAAATATGAAAAAACAATAACATTCTTAGGGTCTATAAAACATGTGCATAACCTTGAATTAGCAAAATGTATAGGTCTGCCATGA
- a CDS encoding F-box protein, translating into MVNTLINADNHKNKIITSSTESTVISIKQLPDELLVHIFSFLQAFDLLEVELTCHQWKNLANDETLWKNLCRKHLKKYWVDKEPYKESYFAAHRAKRRYEKTMAFLGSIKHVHNLELAKCIGLP; encoded by the coding sequence ATGGTAAATACATTGATAAATGCTGATAACCATAAAAATAAGATAATTACCTCTTCTACTGAGTCTACTGTTATCTCTATAAAACAGCTGCCCGACGAGCTGCTAGTGCATATTTTTTCTTTTTTGCAAGCTTTCGACCTCTTAGAAGTTGAACTGACATGCCATCAATGGAAAAATTTGGCCAACGACGAGACTTTATGGAAGAATCTTTGTCGAAAGCATCTTAAAAAATATTGGGTTGATAAGGAGCCTTACAAAGAGAGCTATTTTGCAGCCCATCGAGCAAAGCGCAGATATGAAAAAACAATGGCATTCTTAGGGTCTATAAAACATGTGCATAACCTTGAATTAGCAAAATGTATAGGTCTGCCATGA
- a CDS encoding F-box protein, whose amino-acid sequence MVNTLASTDNHKNGPAISPNDSTVTSIKQLPDELLLHIFSFLQAFDLLEVELTCHQWKNLATDETLWKNLYPKHLKIYWHEGWESNKKSYFAAHRVKRRYEKTMAFLGSIKHVHNLELAKCIGLP is encoded by the coding sequence ATGGTAAATACATTGGCAAGTACTGATAACCATAAAAATGGGCCGGCTATTTCCCCCAATGATTCTACTGTTACATCTATAAAACAGCTGCCCGATGAGCTGCTACTGCATATTTTTTCTTTTTTGCAAGCTTTTGACCTCTTAGAAGTTGAACTAACATGCCATCAATGGAAAAATTTGGCCACCGACGAGACTTTATGGAAAAACCTATACCCGAAGCATCTTAAAATATATTGGCATGAGGGGTGGGAATCTAACAAAAAAAGTTATTTTGCAGCCCATCGAGTAAAGCGCAGATATGAAAAAACAATGGCATTCTTAGGGTCTATAAAACATGTGCATAACCTTGAATTAGCAAAATGTATAGGTCTGCCATGA
- a CDS encoding F-box-like domain-containing protein produces MVNTLTNADNHKNGTTISPDDFTVTSIKQLPDELLLHIFSFLQVFCLLEVELICHQWKNLAKDKALWKNLY; encoded by the coding sequence ATGGTAAATACATTGACAAATGCTGATAACCATAAAAATGGGACGACTATTTCCCCCGATGATTTTACTGTTACATCTATAAAACAACTGCCCGATGAGCTGCTATTGCATATTTTTTCTTTTTTGCAAGTTTTCTGCCTTCTTGAAGTTGAACTGATATGCCATCAATGGAAAAATTTGGCCAAAGACAAGGCCTTATGGAAAAACCTATATTAA
- a CDS encoding Na(+)-translocating NADH-quinone reductase subunit A, producing MAYIKITRGLDIPLGGKPNEHAHSLSSASQVISLDAPSIVSLDLKPFADLKFKLLIKQDEAVKIGQPLVEDKGCPGRMFVAPASGVIKEIRRGYKRILQEIIITVREDEPFAERPAKPLEGMSKENLIELMKEKGFFSNIRVRPFNNLADPYKAPRSIFVKAIESAPYNPPAEMQVQGYKDEFQLGLNALAKLTTGTVHLIYRAGSTCKAFIEAQNVQQHTAEGPHPIGNVSVHIQALDPIKRADDIVWVVNAQQVVALGYFLAHGHYHIERVISIAGPGILPDRTGYFKVQAGYPIASLLAGRLQPGCQRLISGDPLTGRKVEETDFLGSEDYTCCVFPENNSREFLHFFRLGINKYSFSKGYLSGHLARFKKDYSFTTNQHGEQRAFIDSTLYDQVQPLAIPTMLLVKAVMAEDYELAESLGLLEVCGEDFALPSFVDPSKIEMGEIIDQGLKRYASEVLA from the coding sequence ATGGCATATATAAAAATAACAAGAGGCTTAGATATCCCTTTAGGTGGGAAACCTAATGAGCATGCGCATTCTTTATCCTCCGCAAGCCAAGTAATTTCTTTAGATGCTCCCTCTATAGTTTCTCTAGATTTAAAACCTTTTGCCGACTTGAAATTTAAGCTTCTTATTAAACAAGATGAAGCTGTCAAAATAGGCCAGCCTCTTGTAGAAGATAAGGGATGCCCAGGAAGAATGTTTGTTGCCCCTGCTTCAGGAGTTATTAAAGAGATAAGACGAGGGTATAAAAGGATCTTACAAGAGATTATAATTACTGTAAGGGAAGACGAACCTTTTGCCGAGCGTCCTGCTAAACCTCTTGAAGGAATGTCTAAAGAAAATCTTATAGAGTTAATGAAAGAAAAAGGTTTTTTTTCTAATATTCGTGTTAGGCCTTTTAATAATTTAGCCGATCCTTATAAGGCTCCGCGCTCTATCTTTGTCAAAGCAATTGAGTCGGCTCCTTATAATCCGCCGGCAGAAATGCAGGTGCAAGGCTATAAAGATGAATTTCAGCTAGGCTTAAATGCCCTTGCAAAGTTAACTACCGGTACAGTCCACTTAATTTATCGCGCAGGCTCTACATGTAAAGCTTTTATAGAAGCACAAAATGTTCAGCAACATACGGCTGAAGGGCCTCACCCTATTGGCAATGTGTCGGTGCATATCCAAGCTTTAGATCCTATCAAGAGGGCCGATGATATTGTATGGGTAGTTAATGCCCAGCAGGTGGTAGCCTTAGGATATTTTTTAGCCCATGGTCATTATCATATCGAACGTGTCATCAGTATAGCCGGTCCCGGTATTCTACCTGACCGCACAGGCTACTTTAAAGTGCAAGCAGGCTATCCCATCGCTTCCTTGTTAGCCGGACGTCTACAACCAGGCTGCCAACGTTTGATTTCAGGAGATCCTTTAACAGGACGCAAGGTAGAAGAAACTGATTTTTTAGGCAGCGAAGATTATACCTGCTGTGTATTTCCTGAAAATAACTCGCGAGAGTTTCTTCATTTTTTCAGATTAGGGATAAATAAATATTCTTTTAGTAAAGGTTATCTTTCCGGGCATTTAGCTAGATTTAAGAAAGACTATAGCTTTACAACCAATCAACACGGCGAGCAGCGCGCTTTCATTGATTCTACCCTTTACGACCAAGTTCAACCTTTAGCTATACCCACTATGCTATTAGTAAAGGCAGTCATGGCAGAGGATTATGAATTAGCAGAATCTTTAGGGTTGTTAGAGGTCTGTGGAGAAGATTTTGCTTTACCCTCCTTTGTAGACCCTTCTAAAATAGAAATGGGGGAGATTATAGATCAGGGCTTAAAACGCTATGCAAGCGAGGTCTTAGCTTAA
- a CDS encoding F-box protein produces MVNTLASTDNHKNGPAISPNDSTVTSIKQLPNELLLHIFSFLQAFDLLEVELTCHQWKNLAHDETLWKDLYRKHFEIYWPDEGPFKESYFAAYREKRGHEKIMTFLSSLKQVERNFELGRYMGIGLP; encoded by the coding sequence ATGGTAAATACATTGGCAAGTACTGATAACCATAAAAATGGGCCGGCTATTTCCCCCAATGATTCTACTGTTACATCTATAAAACAACTGCCAAATGAGCTGCTACTGCATATTTTTTCTTTTCTGCAAGCTTTCGACCTCTTAGAAGTTGAACTGACATGCCATCAATGGAAAAATTTGGCCCACGACGAGACTTTATGGAAGGATCTGTATCGAAAGCATTTTGAAATATATTGGCCCGATGAGGGACCTTTCAAAGAAAGCTATTTTGCAGCCTATCGAGAAAAGCGTGGACATGAAAAAATAATGACATTTTTAAGCTCCTTAAAACAGGTGGAGCGAAACTTTGAGCTAGGAAGATATATGGGTATAGGTCTGCCATAA
- a CDS encoding F-box protein — protein MVNTLTNTDNHKNGTTISPNDSTVTSIKQLPNELLLHIFSFLQALDLLEVELTCHRWKNLAEDKILWKNLYPKHLKIYWHERWESNKKSYFITLQEEREDEKLMAFLGSIKHVHNLELAKFIGLP, from the coding sequence ATGGTAAATACATTGACAAATACTGATAACCATAAAAATGGGACGACTATTTCCCCCAATGATTCTACTGTTACATCTATAAAACAGCTGCCCAATGAGCTGCTATTGCATATTTTTTCTTTTTTGCAAGCTCTCGACCTTTTAGAAGTTGAACTGACATGCCATCGATGGAAAAATTTGGCCGAGGACAAGATCTTATGGAAAAACCTATACCCAAAGCATCTTAAAATATATTGGCATGAGAGGTGGGAATCTAACAAAAAAAGTTATTTTATCACTCTTCAAGAAGAGCGTGAAGATGAAAAATTAATGGCATTCTTAGGATCCATAAAACATGTGCATAACCTTGAATTAGCAAAATTTATAGGTCTGCCATGA
- a CDS encoding F-box-like domain-containing protein — protein MVNTLANADNHKNKIALSSTESTVISIKQLPDELLLHIFSFLQAFDLLAVELICHRWKNLATDEILWKNLYQKHFEIYGPDEGPYKESYFAAHRVEQRNKKIDEIFRSLKHVHNLELAKYIGLP, from the coding sequence ATGGTAAATACATTGGCAAATGCTGATAACCATAAAAATAAGATAGCTCTCTCTTCTACTGAGTCTACTGTTATCTCTATAAAACAGCTTCCTGATGAGCTGCTATTGCATATTTTTTCTTTTTTGCAAGCTTTCGACCTCCTTGCAGTTGAACTGATATGCCACCGATGGAAAAATTTGGCCACGGACGAGATTTTATGGAAGAATCTTTATCAAAAGCATTTTGAAATATATGGGCCCGATGAAGGACCTTACAAAGAAAGCTATTTTGCAGCCCATCGAGTAGAGCAAAGAAATAAAAAAATTGATGAAATTTTTCGGTCCTTAAAGCATGTGCATAACCTTGAATTAGCAAAATATATAGGTCTGCCATGA
- a CDS encoding F-box protein — protein MVNTLTNADINKNGITMSPNDSTVTFIKQLPDELLLHIFSFLQAFDLLEVELTCHRWKNLAEEKILWKNLYTKHLKIYWHEGKSNKKSYFITLHGEREHEKLMAFLGSIKHVHNLELAKCIGLP, from the coding sequence ATGGTAAATACATTGACAAATGCTGATATCAATAAAAATGGGATAACTATGTCCCCAAATGATTCTACTGTTACATTTATAAAACAGCTGCCCGATGAGCTGCTATTGCATATTTTTTCTTTTTTGCAAGCTTTCGACCTCTTAGAAGTTGAACTGACATGCCATCGATGGAAAAATTTGGCCGAGGAGAAGATCTTATGGAAAAACCTATACACAAAGCATCTTAAAATATATTGGCATGAGGGGAAATCTAACAAAAAAAGTTATTTTATTACCCTTCACGGAGAGCGTGAACATGAAAAATTAATGGCATTCTTAGGGTCTATAAAACATGTGCATAACCTTGAATTAGCAAAATGTATAGGTCTGCCATGA